AAGATCGACATATAAGTTAAAGCAAGCCAAGAAACCAAACCATTGAAAACTTAAAAGATTACCTCTATTCTCGACCTAAATAACCCTAAACTTCCAGTAGGTTACAAGCAACCTCTACTATACAAGCTAAGACTCTTACGACTTGCGCAGAACAAATTTCTCATATAAGGCGAGAATGTCTTTCTTGGCTGGGGTTTTCAACTGAAGAAGTTCCGCGCCAAAATTATGTTTTGTCAGTTCCTGCTTAAGTTTTGGGACTGTGAACTTTGTATAATCTTCCTGATCAGTTTGTTGACTCTGGTTATCCTCGTCGCCCTTGAAAACTGATCCGCCGTCTTCTGGATGTGTGTACTTTAGAGGGCTGCTAGTGCTCCTCGATTTTTTATTCCGCCTTTTGTCATTTGTGCCCGTCTCTTGAACAGATCCTACACCCATCTCAACGTCGTCAATTCTTACACGTTTGCCATGGGAAGCTGCCTTGAGTTTACCATCCAATGCAGACTCGTTCAAACGAACTGATGTAAACTCTTGTTGAAGTGCATCGAGTTTTGCCCTGGCTTCTTCCAACTGAAGAGAGAAATCCTCTGCTCGTTTGTTAGCGATGCTATGGGCTTTTCGCTCAGCTTCCAGAAGATCTTTAAGGACTTTAACATTACTTGACCTCTCTTCATTATTTGATTTGAGCAGCTGCTCGATTTCTTTCTCCCTTTCTTCAACTCTTCCCTCCAAAAGGGCAACTTTCGAGACAGCCTCCATCTCTGTTAGACGCAGCCTGTCAACTTCATCTGCTAAATCATTTTTCTCTCTTTCCAAACTTTCGATATTCCACTGTGCCCTCTCAATTTGGGCTAACCTTTCCATTGCCAATTTTTGAAAATCGCTCTTTTCCTTTTGGGCAGAAACTGCATCAGCACGTGCCTTATCAGCCAATTCAGTAGCCCTTTTTGATTCAGTTTCAGCACGACTACACCTACTCTGGACTTCTGCAAACCTTGCAAACTCAGATTGGTACTTCTGTTCGAGATGGATCTTCTCTTGCTCCAATATTCTAGCTTCTCTTTCATAAGAAAGAGCCTTCGCATTTGTAGACTCAAGTCTCTCAATCAACTCCTTATTTTCATGCTTTAGGGATGATATTTCAGAATCataactcttcatttttgaCTCAGCAGCCTGCAAAAAATCAAAGAATCATTTAAGACTTTGCTCAATGTTTCTACATTTAAAGGAAGGTGAAAGGGAGGTGACAGTTTGTTTCACACTGTCATAATCCCAGAAACGTACCTTTAACTCCAAGTTTAAGGTAGTCAGACACTGCTCTGCATGCTCAATTCTCCCATATTTCTCTTTAATTTCTCTTTCCTGCACGttatttaagaaataaatcacGACTCCTATTCTCCTGTAACGTAGTAAAAAAAGACGAACCAGACTGAACTCAAAAACCAATTAACTGAACCAGGttggtttagttttgatttttaaaacttttaccAGTTTGTTAGGTTACGGTAGAACAAAAACTTCCCTTAACTGACCCAAACACAACCCCCAATCCAACAAAAACAGACCCCACATACACAAAATAATTTTGATGCTTTTCCAATAACAGTAAAACTTCAACtagcaaaattaataaaataaactaacccGTTATTTTCTATTGTTAACCTtggaaatttttcttttttgagttAACAAACATTTGGTGGCATGTTGATTGAACAGATTGTTGTTTTTTTCTGGAGTTGGCCATTGGTTCATAAGATTTTTGAACCAAAACCAACAGATTATGGTGGCATGTAACAGTTGTGCATGAGACAGAGACGGTACCTTTTCAGCCAAAAGGCTAGAATATTCCTCTCGCAGAGCATCTTCTCTCAACTGTGTCTCTTTACCTGTCCGTTCTTGTATAATTGCTGCCTTCTCTAAAGCAGCTTTAGTTTCCCTCACGGTAATATCATATTTTCTTTTCCACTCTGCTGCCTCTTCTTGAGCTGACCTAGTTTGTTCATGAGCAGCAGCCAACCTAGCTTCAGCAGCACTGCTTCTAGACTTGAGAATTGCAATTTCTGAGTTGGTCTGATCTTCACCAGCTTTTTGTTTCGATAAGACCTGGTCATACTTTCTTTTCCAATCTGAAGACTCTTGCTTGGCCAAATCCAAAGCTTTCAGTAAACTTGAACACCTCTCATCCAGCGAACTGCGACTGCTTTGAAGATCAGATATGCGTTTCATATAGTCATCGGCAAGCTTCTTTTTCTCATTGATAGCTTCGTTATAACGTTGCATATATTCAGACTTATGTTTCTCGCTAGCTTCTAGTTGCTTGTTAACCAATGCCATCTTATCCTCAATAGAACGACATTTTAACATGAGGGAAGTCTTCTCAGATCCAATTTGATCATTAAGCCTCTTAGAAAGGTCATATATCGGGCCTTCCAAACTGGGGAAGTCAAAACAGAAAACTTTTACTTTCTTTTAGGAAGTCAGTACAAAAAATCCTACAAATAATAGAAGGGAAGATTGCGGAAGACAAAAGTAGTTACATACCTTTGTTGTAGGAAAATGGCTAGTTTCTGCCACTTTCCCGGTCCATGACATGATGTATCATAGTCAGATAGCAGACCATCAAGAAGCTGCACAGGTAGAACTACAAATTAACACCATAAACGGCTCACGCAAAATTCTGGAATTATACTAGATGGAATGAACACTTTGTTATGACAAAGAAACTCAAGCATATGGATGCGTATGCCACCTTATTTTTGAGGTGCCACATGACACCTTAAACATGGGTCAGCCAACTAAATAAGTGCCTACCTTTACGACATTATCCACATTTGCATTTGAAGCAAGACAAGCTGTCCTAAGCGTCCGTTCCATTTTCTGTATAGCATTTGAGCATCTCAAGTCTGCCTCCATAAATGCAGTCCTCTTATAATCCTGCTCGAGTCACATACCGTTATGCAAAACACAAAGATCATCCAAATATAACTCAACAGATAATGTACTTGCAGTTCACAAAGAGGGAGATACGCTGATGACAATTCCTTGCAACTAATCCAACAAAAGAATATCTATAGAGCCAGAATTAGTTCACTAATTTTCGTTTTGCCCGGTTTTAGCTACAGACCGGATAAAGAAACTCAAAGAATGGAATGTACGGTTCACATGCTATACATATGGATGAGTCCAAAAGATAGATGTAATCATTATACAACACGGGACTTATATAATCTTATTATAGTTTTAACATTACCTCAAATGCCTTTTTCAACTCTTTATGAAGAAGCCCTTCATATTTCTTCCTTGCCTCGCCAATCCCTACGGCACCACCATTAAATGCATCCAGTGATTTCCGAACTGCTTCTTCATGTGCTTCCCTCAAAGAACCCTACCATATCATCCAAATTAGAAAATGATGGAAATCATCAAATAACTAAGATAAAAGTTCCACTTACTTCCTCGGGTAACTTTGAATGATCAAAAGACGTTTTGTAGACCTCCATGGCGGTATCATGTGCTTTTCGACATTCAGTTTCTTCGACACTctgtaaaacaatttaaaagagAAACTGGAAAGTAAGAAACTGAAGCATCTGATAATTATAGAAACTTCCTCATGGAACTTTTCACAGCTGAAGTGATTGCACtcttgataaaaattaaaatccccATACTGCACTGATGTATTATTCTTATACACATTCCATGCAGCAtatgaaaggaaaaaaatagCAGAGAATATTTATATGGAAAGAATCGCTAAGATTAGAATGAGAGCAACAATGCTAAATAAAAGATATACTCAAAGGGTTAAGCTTCACAGCTCTGATGGCAGCTACAGATTATGCACAtctgtattttaaaatttgtaatttccCAAACGAGATAAAAGTTCATCTTTCCTCACACCCCTCAGTTGTTTGATACAGATTCCTTCACTGACTAATAATAATGAAGGCTATACCTCCTTATTTCACATGGCATGTTAATCGTTTATAACAAGTTATAGAAGagtccattaaaaaaaattagctagaGTGGTGATCGCAGAATTTCGCATCTCTCCTAACAAGTGTACTTCTTGTTGTCATATTTTCTCGCCTTCAATGAGGATTTTCTGCTCAGATTTTTTCATTTAAGCCACAAAATGACACCTTTTACATCACATTACAACCTACAAGTTATTAGAGATGTATCCAATAGTGATTCGATTGAGTTGCTAGATAAAACACACAGCGCTAATACTAAAACTATTTAGTGATTGGGTTTAAAAGACCTTTCATTATGTTAGTCCTTCATAATAAGAAAGAGTTCTAACAAGATACCAACCTGCCATGATGTGAATATTGTGGGCACTGCGCCATTATTAAGAGCCGACAAATAAGATTCTGTGATACCAACAAGAATAGGACCTGTCATTATTGTGGCTCCAACTTGCTTAGGCCTTGTCCTCTCAAAAACAAACTTTGTCAATGCATCCAATCCGGCTCTAAATTCTGGTCTCAACCTGGTCAACtgcatataataaaaaaacagcTTAAGAGATGTAATACACCAAAAGAAAATATACTATATTCTGAAGTATGTTCAGTAAACTAATTACTGGTTTTGTAATCTCACAAATGTGCATGCAGACTCTAAGCAAAAGATTACTAACCGGCAATTGCTCCAAACGTTGTAGATCATGTTCCTCTTGTACAGGCCTCACAAGGGCAAAGCATTCTCTATCAGGAAAAAGAGCTCGAATGGAGTCCCGACTCTACAGATCATATTTAATGCAAAATCAGCACCTCTTAGAAAGGGAACCAAAATCAGAAAACATGGTATTAATCATAGTAAGAGAGGCCCAGAAATATAGTTACATTATAAGCAAAAGAATCAAGCCTAAACAACAGACAAAATGATGATTCCTCTACATATGTCTACCACATGGAAGAAAAATAACATGCTAACAACTTAagaatgacaaaaaaaaaaagcaaagagAAGTAACAAATTGCAATTTACCGCATTTTTGGCAGCTACATCTCCAGCACGGCCTTGAACTGGCCTTAAAGCTATCTCTAAATAGTCGCGAGGACTTATTTTCTTACCCTCCTCTACTAAATTAAGATAGAAGTCCTGCATGACAGAAGTCAACAAATGTAAATACTTCGCATATTATGCAGTGAAttaaaaatctcaaaaaaatCATGAATCTTTTTCAAAATTCAATACCCTTAGAAGCCAAACAAATATAGGTGAGAATTGTCCGAGTTCTGATACTGTAGCCTTTCCTCCTGAAGCTCTCACTCGAATATGTTTTGTCAATTCAGTGACAAGAGAGAGATGATCAATAGCAGATTCATCTATACCGCCCATCTAACATAAAACAAACAACTAAATCAATTGATAAATAATCCCATGACAAGGGGCCACAAAGAGTATACAAATAGgataaacaaatcataatgcTGAGAAATGTAACATCTTACGATGACTAAGAGATGCTAACCTGATTGTAAATGAACATGCTCGATAACAAAACAGCTAACGTAAATATCTGAGTGCTATACGTCCCCTGCCACAAacgaaaaagataaaaataagaaaacaattaaatagtATAGAACCTAGCTTCGGAATTAAAAAATCATCCACACACCGTTTGATCATATGCATCGACTCCTTCAGTATCTAAAAGTAGCAAGTTGTACTCAGTTCCATCAAGAGCAGTTCGCTTTAATGGTGCACTCCATAGCCAAAGTCCTTTAGTACACGGCCTATGCGTCGACGCTACTTGAAATCCACTACTCCTCCCTAATAGCTGTATACAGCAGTTTAATATTTACAATTGAACAAAGAACAGTCTAAGTCATGTTTGATACAGCtaaattaaactatttaaaaactGCATTATCTATAATAAATATACTTAACTAAAGTTACTAAccctaacatttataatatttgaaataaagcaaacaaaataaattacaatttgtATTCTgaagtaaaaatattaattaaaccTGATTTAAAATGAAGCTTTTGCCCTTACGAGAAGGACCGCAGACCGAAACGACGCCGATTGGGCCTTTAACAAGCTGGAGTGTAGCGACTGCTTCTGGATCCATCCGGAACTTTCCCCTTTCATCGCAGTAAACAAGCCTGATCGGTCTAGCTGGTCCTGTCACAGGAGTCTCTGCCGACGTGGACGACCGGGAGGCAATCGGAGAGGTTTCCGGTGAGGTATCGCTGTCAGTATCTCTACCTCTGTTAAAAAACTTCAACATCTCGTTAATTCTGGTGACGGTGACAGTGCCGGTGATAATTATGTGACCTAGTGAGGTTTCCGGTGAGGAATCGCTGGCAgtgtttattttttggtttctatttaaatttgaaGAGGGAAAAAGAAGCCAGCGAGATGAATTCTGGTGGAGTATGCGTGTtcactttctttatttttttatttcagtattTATAGTGTTTCtgaataaaaatgaaatgaCAATTTTGGTGTTGAATACAACAGCAAGTTGTGGAAATGGCAGGGGTAGTTCTGTCCTTTAGATAGGATAACATATCAGGGAAAAAAATTGATGGAGCTCCAGTCGGGGATGCTAATGCGTTAAATCCAAGTCGATTTTAAATGTATTTGGGCTGGGTCAGGGCTCATATAGGTTCAGCTGGAGCCCGAAGCCCCCAAAATAGGGTTTTGCTATTAAGAAaggagaaaataacaaaactatacaaaatgaggaaaaaaataacaacaatgctaaatttgctgaaatattacatgagcacctcaaaaaattgaaactttacatttaataccttCCCAATGAGAATGCAACACATGTCAcacacaaaacaaacaaaaaaaggtcaaaaacgcgtcagaataggtcaaaaacgcgtcagaaacgcgtctgacatgcATCTGACACGCGCATCAGATGAGTGCGTCAGTCACGCGTCATTTTGTCgaactattcaaacatgtatcatttatgtatctgttatgtatcatatatgtatcaaggacatatctgattattatttttttcatatttctaaaataaaaataaataaataaatatattattaatatgtattatttatgtgtctctaaggtgtatgtataatatattttaaattaaaagatat
This region of Mercurialis annua linkage group LG1-X, ddMerAnnu1.2, whole genome shotgun sequence genomic DNA includes:
- the LOC126655281 gene encoding uncharacterized protein LOC126655281 → MLKFFNRGRDTDSDTSPETSPIASRSSTSAETPVTGPARPIRLVYCDERGKFRMDPEAVATLQLVKGPIGVVSVCGPSRKGKSFILNQLLGRSSGFQVASTHRPCTKGLWLWSAPLKRTALDGTEYNLLLLDTEGVDAYDQTGTYSTQIFTLAVLLSSMFIYNQMGGIDESAIDHLSLVTELTKHIRVRASGGKATVSELGQFSPIFVWLLRDFYLNLVEEGKKISPRDYLEIALRPVQGRAGDVAAKNASRDSIRALFPDRECFALVRPVQEEHDLQRLEQLPLTRLRPEFRAGLDALTKFVFERTRPKQVGATIMTGPILVGITESYLSALNNGAVPTIFTSWQSVEETECRKAHDTAMEVYKTSFDHSKLPEEGSLREAHEEAVRKSLDAFNGGAVGIGEARKKYEGLLHKELKKAFEDYKRTAFMEADLRCSNAIQKMERTLRTACLASNANVDNVVKLLDGLLSDYDTSCHGPGKWQKLAIFLQQSLEGPIYDLSKRLNDQIGSEKTSLMLKCRSIEDKMALVNKQLEASEKHKSEYMQRYNEAINEKKKLADDYMKRISDLQSSRSSLDERCSSLLKALDLAKQESSDWKRKYDQVLSKQKAGEDQTNSEIAILKSRSSAAEARLAAAHEQTRSAQEEAAEWKRKYDITVRETKAALEKAAIIQERTGKETQLREDALREEYSSLLAEKEREIKEKYGRIEHAEQCLTTLNLELKAAESKMKSYDSEISSLKHENKELIERLESTNAKALSYEREARILEQEKIHLEQKYQSEFARFAEVQSRCSRAETESKRATELADKARADAVSAQKEKSDFQKLAMERLAQIERAQWNIESLEREKNDLADEVDRLRLTEMEAVSKVALLEGRVEEREKEIEQLLKSNNEERSSNVKVLKDLLEAERKAHSIANKRAEDFSLQLEEARAKLDALQQEFTSVRLNESALDGKLKAASHGKRVRIDDVEMGVGSVQETGTNDKRRNKKSRSTSSPLKYTHPEDGGSVFKGDEDNQSQQTDQEDYTKFTVPKLKQELTKHNFGAELLQLKTPAKKDILALYEKFVLRKS